GCGCCGCAGGGACACGTCTTCGAAGGCTGGTTCGGTTCCTCCGGCGATTACGAGCAGCAGCGCGCGCGTGGCCTGGTCTCGTGCCCGCTATGCGGATCGGGCGAGATCGGCAAGGCGCCGATGGCGCCCGCCGTGTCCGCCAAGTCGAACGCGCGCCAACCGGCGCCGACGTCCGCTCCGCCTGCAGCGCGCGCCGACGCTCCCGGCCTTGCGATGGCCGATCCGCAGGCGGTGAAGGCGATGCTCGCGGCGGCCGCCGCGATCCAGAAGAGCCTGCTGGAGAAAAGCGAGAGCGTCGGTGACCGCTTCGCCGACGAGGCACGCGCGATCCACCTCGGCGATGCCGACGCCCGGCCGATCCACGGCCGGGCGACGCCCGAGCAGGCGGCGGCATTGGTCGACGAGGGCATTCCGATCGCGCCCCTGCCATTTCCGGTGATCACGCCCGGCGAGGAGAATTGACCCTGGCCGCGACTGGGCCTAACTCGGCGAACGGTGGACGGCCCCGTAGCTCAGCAGGATAGAGCATCAGATTCCTAATCTGAGGGCCACAGGTTCGAATCCTGTCGGGGTCACCACCATCGCCGGGAAGAGATCGCGGAGGGCGGCGTCCATCAGCCGGTCACGGCGTGATCGGAAGATCCTCATTCTCGTCCTCGTCGAATGGCCAGGTGCCGGTGGCGAGAAGGACTCCGAACACGATCACGCCGCCGAACAGGACCGGTGCGAACGGAGATCCGGACGCTGCGAACGGATTGCCGGAGCCGTCTTCCACCGAAGAGGATTGGGCAATTGCCGGGCTGACCGCCAGCGAGGCTGCGGCGGCCCCAACCAGGGCTTTCTTGAACATCGAACAGGTCCCTTTCTTTCCCACGTCCGGCAACGGCCGCGTGGGCGTGCGTCAACCTGAGCGCGTACGGGCGGGTTCCGGCCCACGCCGCCAAGCGTGCGACGGCACGGATAAGGCGATTCGGATGCACGGATTGGCGCCAGCGCATGGGCGGGCGCGACGCCACTGGAGGGGCGAGGCCCGGGCCGCTATAGGCGCGGCGAAGGAGACCGGCTTTGGCGAGTGGCGACAATCTGAACGACGGCGATCTCGTCCGCGCGGCGCCAAGGATCGAGGTGCCGGCGGACGTTCAGGAGGCGGTGCGCACCCTGATCCGCTGGGCGGGGGACGACCCTGCCCGGGAAGGTCTGTTGGACACGCCGCTGCGGGTCGCGCGGGCGTGGAAGGAATATGCCAAGGGCTATGAGGAGGATCCGGCGCATCACCTCAGCCGTACCTTCGACGAGGTGGGCGGCTATGACGAGATCGTGCTGCTCAAGGACATCCCGTTCCAGTCGCATTGCGAGCACCATATGGCGCCGATCATCGGCAAGGCCTCGATTGCCTATCTGCCGCACGAGCGCGTGGTCGGCATCTCGAAGCTCGCACGCGTGCTGCACGGCTTCGCCCGCCGGCTGCAGGTCCAGGAGCGGCTGACCGCCCAGGTCGCCGATTGCGTCTGGGATCATCTGAAGCCTCAGGGGGTGGCGGTGGTGATTGAGGCGAGCCACGCCTGCATGACCGCACGCGGCGTCAACACACCCGGCGTGATGATGACGACCAGCCGGATGATGGGCGTGTTCCGCCAGGACGAACGCAGCCGCCGCGAAGTGCTGGCCTTGATGGGGTATTGACGGATCCGGGGGATCCGTCATCCCAGCGTAAGCTGGGATCTCGTCGGGTGAAAGGCGCCCCGCCCGTAGCGACTTGAGATCCCAGCTTGCGCTGGGATGACGGGAGGGGGGCGTAATCCGGCTGGGTTCATTGAACGTCATCCCAGCGAATGCCGGGATCTCGTCGGGTGACAGGCGCCGCGTCAGTAGCGATTTGAGATCCCAGCTTGCGCTGGGATGACGGGAGGGGGGCGTAATCCGGCTGGGTTCATTGAACGTCATCCCAGCGAAGACTGGGATCTTGGCGGGTGAGAGGCGCGGGGCATTGGACGCCGACGGATCCCGGCTTCCGCTGGGATGGCGGGAGGGGAGCGAAAACCGGTTCGGTTGATTAAACGTCATCCCAGCGGAAGCTGGGATCTCAAGTCGCTTCGGGCACCGTGGTCTTCACCCGACGAGATCCCAGCCTAGGCTGGGATAACGAGGAGTGGCGGCGTGAACGAGGGAGCCATTCGAAGGGCGAGCGGAGCATGAGCGTGGCTCTAGCCGACGCTCTCCAGCACCGCGCGGCGGAGGCGGTCGATGCCCATGCCACCTTCGCTCGAGGTGGCGATGACGTCGGGGAAGGCGGCGACGTGCTTGCGTGCTTCTGCCGACGTCGCGGCTTCCACCTCGGCCAGTTCGGTGGCCTTGACCTTGTCGGCCTTGGTGAGAACCAGCTGGTAGCTGACCGCCGCCTCGTCCAGCATCTTCATGATGTCACGATCGACGTCCTTGATGCCGTGGCGGCTATCGACCAGCACGTAGGTGCGCTTCAGCACGGCGCGGCCGCGCAAATAGTCGTTCACCAGGAAACGCCATTTCCGGACGATGTCCTTGGGCGCCTTAGCGAAGCCGTAGCCGGGCATGTCGACGAGACGAAATCGCAGCGGCTCGCCGACGTCGAAGAAATTGAGCTCCTGCGTCCGCCCCGGTGTATTTGAGGTGCGGGCAAGGCCGGTGCGATTGGTCAGCCGGTTGATCAGCGACGACTTGCCGACGTTGGAGCGGCCGGCGAATGCGACTTCCGACACCCCCGGATCGGGCAGGAACTTGAGCGCCGGCGCCGACTTCAAGAAGGCGATCGGCCCCGAGAAGAGCTTGCGGGCGATCTCGTCCCAATCCGGCTCCGCCGCTGCCGAGCCGGATTCGTCCGCTCCGGCCTGATCTGGTGCGTGGTCGTTCACTTGGCCTCGGCGACGGGCGCTGCCGCCTTCATGCCAGGGTGACGGCTGTACAGCCATTTCTGCTGCAGGATGGTGAGGATGTTGTTGACCGTCCAGTAGAGCTGGAGGCCCGCCGCGAACGGCGCCATGATGAACATCATCACCCAGGGCATCAGGCCGAACACCTGCTGCTGGACCGGGTCGGCCTGCGGCGGATTGAGCTTGAACTGCAGCCACATCGTGATCCCGAGCAGGATCGGCAGCACGCCGAGCGCCAGGAAATGCGGCGGGGTGAAATCGAGGAAGCCGAACAGGTTGACCGGGGTCAGCGGATCGGGCGCCGACAGATCCTTGATCCACAAAACGAACGGCTTGTGGCGCATTTCGACCGCCACCGTCAGCGTCTTGTAGAGCGCATA
The nucleotide sequence above comes from Sphingosinicella sp. BN140058. Encoded proteins:
- a CDS encoding DUF1178 family protein, with translation MIVFDLKCAPQGHVFEGWFGSSGDYEQQRARGLVSCPLCGSGEIGKAPMAPAVSAKSNARQPAPTSAPPAARADAPGLAMADPQAVKAMLAAAAAIQKSLLEKSESVGDRFADEARAIHLGDADARPIHGRATPEQAAALVDEGIPIAPLPFPVITPGEEN
- the folE gene encoding GTP cyclohydrolase I FolE, with the translated sequence MASGDNLNDGDLVRAAPRIEVPADVQEAVRTLIRWAGDDPAREGLLDTPLRVARAWKEYAKGYEEDPAHHLSRTFDEVGGYDEIVLLKDIPFQSHCEHHMAPIIGKASIAYLPHERVVGISKLARVLHGFARRLQVQERLTAQVADCVWDHLKPQGVAVVIEASHACMTARGVNTPGVMMTTSRMMGVFRQDERSRREVLALMGY
- the yihA gene encoding ribosome biogenesis GTP-binding protein YihA/YsxC — protein: MARKLFSGPIAFLKSAPALKFLPDPGVSEVAFAGRSNVGKSSLINRLTNRTGLARTSNTPGRTQELNFFDVGEPLRFRLVDMPGYGFAKAPKDIVRKWRFLVNDYLRGRAVLKRTYVLVDSRHGIKDVDRDIMKMLDEAAVSYQLVLTKADKVKATELAEVEAATSAEARKHVAAFPDVIATSSEGGMGIDRLRRAVLESVG